In Pseudomonas fakonensis, one DNA window encodes the following:
- a CDS encoding glutathione S-transferase family protein, with amino-acid sequence MSYHLIIGDKLYSSWSLRGALALELAGVAYDETLVKLNQPDTRQRLLAFSATGKVPLLKTGHGVIADSLAIAEYLNEQHPDAQLWPQDVAARAQARSACAQMHSGFFALRGAMPFDLSRDQALECIPLDVQVDIDRIVALWAECRLLAKDSGPFLFGRATLADAFFAPVAVRLRSYRVAVPAEAAAYIETIYQWPAFQAWQQAGLAEREG; translated from the coding sequence ATGAGCTACCACCTGATCATCGGCGACAAGCTGTATTCCTCCTGGTCGCTACGCGGCGCCCTGGCCCTCGAACTGGCCGGCGTGGCGTACGACGAAACCCTGGTCAAACTCAACCAGCCCGACACCCGCCAACGCCTGCTGGCGTTCTCCGCCACCGGCAAGGTGCCGCTGCTCAAGACCGGGCACGGCGTGATCGCCGACTCCCTGGCCATCGCCGAATACCTCAACGAACAACACCCTGACGCACAACTGTGGCCGCAAGACGTGGCAGCCCGGGCCCAGGCCCGTTCGGCCTGCGCGCAGATGCACAGCGGCTTCTTCGCCCTGCGCGGCGCCATGCCGTTCGACCTGTCCCGCGACCAGGCGCTGGAATGCATCCCCCTGGACGTGCAGGTGGACATCGACCGCATCGTCGCGCTGTGGGCCGAATGCCGCCTGCTGGCCAAGGACAGCGGCCCGTTCCTGTTCGGCCGGGCGACGCTTGCTGACGCCTTCTTCGCCCCGGTGGCGGTGCGCCTGCGCAGCTACCGGGTGGCAGTGCCGGCAGAGGCGGCGGCCTATATCGAAACCATCTACCAGTGGCCGGCCTTCCAGGCCTGGCAGCAAGCTGGCCTCGCGGAGCGTGAAGGGTGA